In Mycteria americana isolate JAX WOST 10 ecotype Jacksonville Zoo and Gardens chromosome 5, USCA_MyAme_1.0, whole genome shotgun sequence, one DNA window encodes the following:
- the DDX24 gene encoding ATP-dependent RNA helicase DDX24 isoform X1, with translation MKAKKGRRFKSSFKLKQKGIEVIGKWKTVQIDPNLFADEEFRDIVCLEELTEYKLVSSSKVGKVKEMKRKTESLSEEGNDEEEEPVVPPKKKKKQKDLRSKTDKSGDPNATEIDVPVDKEAKCNKIIEAAKCEDHGLVAESTSSTKDAPKKKKKKVAKNKASQAQEALPSVTTSKKVKNWTTEVLSASADHKTDVSAWKDLFVPEPVLQALSYLGFSAPTPIQALALPSAIRDNMDVLGAAETGSGKTLAFAIPMIHSVLQWQKSNSSTTRSDSVSKESHQHRDETRWENEDEAEKLTHQHAEDSGDEDASFTTGCVKVLENFEFDSSDETHTVGSHKKRPLLGLVLTPTRELAVQVKHHIDAVAKFTGIKTAILVGGMAAQKQERVLNRKPEIVIATPGRLWELVKERHPHLSNLRQLRCLVIDEADRMVEKGHFLELSQLLEILNDSQYNPQRQTFVFSATLTLVHQTPTRVLQKKNAKKMDKKTKLELLMEKVGIKGKPKVIDLTRKEATVETLTETRIHCNTDEKDYYLYYFLLQYPGRTMVFANSIDCVKRLSSLLTILNCDPLPLHANMHQKQRLKNLERFAERESCVLLTTDVAARGLDIPNVQHVIHYQVPRTSELYVHRSGRTARAANEGLSLLLIGPDDLINFRKIYRTLEKSEELPFFPVETKCMTSIKERMNLARQIEKAEFFNSRAKQHNSWLQQAAEALEIDLDDDMFMGRKASEQEESQKQKMLKGMKKQLKHMLSQPLFKVLMKTKYPTQSGKLLLPQTSVGISESALGTVSKQQAKKKKSIKLK, from the exons ATGAAGGCCAAAAAAGGAAGGCGATTTAAATCCTCctttaaactgaaacaaaaaggcattGAAGTAataggaaaatggaaaactgtgCAAATCGACCCCAATCTATTTGCTGATGAGGAGTTTAGAGATATCGTATGCTTGGAGGAACTTACAGAGTACAAACTAGTAAGTTCTTCCAAAGTGGGGAAAGTAaaagagatgaagagaaagaCTGAGAGTCTTTCAGAAGAAGGCAATGACGAGGAGGAAGAACCTGTCGTCcctcccaaaaagaaaaaaaaacagaaagatttgAGAAGCAAAACAGATAAAAGTGGTGATCCTAATGCAACAGAAATTGATGTGCCGGTTGATAAAGAGGCAAAGTGTAACAAAATAATCGAAGCGGCAAAATGTGAAGACCACGGACTTGTGGCTGAGAGCACTTCAAGCACAAAAGAtgctccaaagaaaaagaaaaagaaggtagcTAAAAATAAGGCTTCTCAAGCTCAAGAAGCTCTTCCATCGGTAACTACttctaaaaaagttaaaaactggACAACAGAAGTTTTATCTGCCTCAGCTGATCACAAAACTGATGTGTCTGCATGGAAAGACCTGTTTGTACCTGAACCAGTGTTGCAGGCCTTGAGCTACCTGGGGTTTAGTGCTCCGACTCCTATTCAAGCCTTAGCCTTGCCTTCTGCCATCCGGGATAATATGGATGTTCTTGGTGCTGCAGAAACAG gaagCGGCAAAACGCTTGCATTTGCAATTCCAATGATTCACTCTGTGCTGCAGTGGCAAAAATCAAATAGCTCAACAACCAGAAGTGACAGTGTTTCTAAAGAGTCCCATCAGCATCGTGATGAAACAAGATGGGAAAATGAGGATGAAGCAGAAAAACTAACCCATCAGCACGCTGAAGATAGTGGGGATGAAGATGCATCTTTCACAACAGGCTGTGTGAAGGTGCTGGAAAATTTTGAATTTGATTCCAGTGACGAGACACATACTGTTGGCTCCCATAAAAAGAGACCTCTTTTAGGACTGGTCCTTACTCCCACAAGAGAATTAGCTGTACAAGTAAAACACCATATTGATGCAGTTGCAAAGTTTACAG GCATTAAGACTGCAATTCTGGTTGGAGGCATGGCTGCACAGAAGCAAGAACGTGTACTGAATCGAAAGCCAGAAATTGTAATTGCAACCCCAGGCCGTCTGTGGGAGTTAGTTAAAGAGAGACACCCGCATCTTTCAAATCTTCGGCAGCTCAG GTGCCTTGTGATTGATGAAGCAGACCGAATGGTTGAGAAAGGTCACTTCTTAGAGCTGTCTCAGTTGCTGGAAATCTTAAATGATTCACAATATAACCCCCAACGACAGACTTTTGTTTTTTCTGCCACTTTGACTTTAGTCCATCAGACTCCCACAagagttttacagaaaaagaatgcTAAAAAGATGGACAAGAAGACCAAACTAGAATTGTTAATGGAAAAAGTAGGAATAAAGGGCAAACCCAAAGTGATAGACTTAACAAGGAAAGAGGCTACTGTTGAGACTCTGACAGAAACCAGAATCCACTGTAATACAGACGAGAAGGACTATTATCTCTATTACTTTCTTCTCCAGTATCCAGGAAGAACCATGGTCTTTGCAAACAGCATAGACTGTGTAAAACGCCTCAGTTCTCTCCTCACGATCTTAAATTGCGATCCTCTTCCTTTGCATGCCAACATGCaccaaaagcaaaggctgaaaaaCCTGGAAAGGTTTGCTGAGCGGGAGAG CTGTGTCCTCCTGACAACAGATGTTGCAGCTCGCGGTCTTGATATTCCCAACGTGCAGCATGTCATCCACTACcag GTTCCTCGTACTTCTGAGTTGTACGTCCACAGAAGCGGCAGAACAGCCCGAGCTGCCAACGAAGGCCTTAGCCTACTGCTGATTGGCCCTGATGACTTGATCAACTTTAGGAAAATTTATAGAACATTGGAGAAGAGTGAAGAGCTGCCATTTTTCCCAGTTGAAACCAAGTGCATGACTTCTATCAAG GAGCGGATGAATTTGGCACGACAGATTGAGAAGGCAGAGTTTTTCAACAGTCGGGCAAAGCAACACAACTCCTGGCTCCAGCAAGCTGCAGAGGCTCTTGAGATTGATCTTGATGATGACATGTTTATGG GAAGAAAAGCTAGTGAGCAAGAAGAAAGCCAGAAGCAAAAGATGCTGAAAGGGATgaaaaaacaactaaaacatatGTTGTCTCAGCCACTGTTTAAAGTCCTAATGAAAACCAAGTACCCAACACAGTCTGGAAAACTACTCCTGCCTCAGACATCAGTGGGTATTTCAGAATCTGCTCTGGGTACTGTGTCCAAACAACAAGCcaagaagaagaaatcaataaaattaaaGTAG
- the DDX24 gene encoding ATP-dependent RNA helicase DDX24 isoform X2: MKAKKGRRFKSSFKLKQKGIEVIGKWKTVQIDPNLFADEEFRDIVCLEELTEYKLVSSSKVGKVKEMKRKTESLSEEGNDEEEEPVVPPKKKKKQKDLRSKTDKSGDPNATEIDVPVDKEAKCNKIIEAAKCEDHGLVAESTSSTKDAPKKKKKKVAKNKASQAQEALPSVTTSKKVKNWTTEVLSASADHKTDVSAWKDLFVPEPVLQALSYLGFSAPTPIQALALPSAIRDNMDVLGAAETGSGKTLAFAIPMIHSVLQWQKSNSSTTRSDSVSKESHQHRDETRWENEDEAEKLTHQHAEDSGDEDASFTTGCVKVLENFEFDSSDETHTVGSHKKRPLLGLVLTPTRELAVQVKHHIDAVAKFTGIKTAILVGGMAAQKQERVLNRKPEIVIATPGRLWELVKERHPHLSNLRQLRCLVIDEADRMVEKGHFLELSQLLEILNDSQYNPQRQTFVFSATLTLVHQTPTRVLQKKNAKKMDKKTKLELLMEKVGIKGKPKVIDLTRKEATVETLTETRIHCNTDEKDYYLYYFLLQYPGRTMVFANSIDCVKRLSSLLTILNCDPLPLHANMHQKQRLKNLERFAERESCVLLTTDVAARGLDIPNVQHVIHYQVPRTSELYVHRSGRTARAANEGLSLLLIGPDDLINFRKIYRTLEKSEELPFFPVETKCMTSIKERMNLARQIEKAEFFNSRAKQHNSWLQQAAEALEIDLDDDMFMGKKASEQEESQKQKMLKGMKKQLKHMLSQPLFKVLMKTKYPTQSGKLLLPQTSVGISESALGTVSKQQAKKKKSIKLK, translated from the exons ATGAAGGCCAAAAAAGGAAGGCGATTTAAATCCTCctttaaactgaaacaaaaaggcattGAAGTAataggaaaatggaaaactgtgCAAATCGACCCCAATCTATTTGCTGATGAGGAGTTTAGAGATATCGTATGCTTGGAGGAACTTACAGAGTACAAACTAGTAAGTTCTTCCAAAGTGGGGAAAGTAaaagagatgaagagaaagaCTGAGAGTCTTTCAGAAGAAGGCAATGACGAGGAGGAAGAACCTGTCGTCcctcccaaaaagaaaaaaaaacagaaagatttgAGAAGCAAAACAGATAAAAGTGGTGATCCTAATGCAACAGAAATTGATGTGCCGGTTGATAAAGAGGCAAAGTGTAACAAAATAATCGAAGCGGCAAAATGTGAAGACCACGGACTTGTGGCTGAGAGCACTTCAAGCACAAAAGAtgctccaaagaaaaagaaaaagaaggtagcTAAAAATAAGGCTTCTCAAGCTCAAGAAGCTCTTCCATCGGTAACTACttctaaaaaagttaaaaactggACAACAGAAGTTTTATCTGCCTCAGCTGATCACAAAACTGATGTGTCTGCATGGAAAGACCTGTTTGTACCTGAACCAGTGTTGCAGGCCTTGAGCTACCTGGGGTTTAGTGCTCCGACTCCTATTCAAGCCTTAGCCTTGCCTTCTGCCATCCGGGATAATATGGATGTTCTTGGTGCTGCAGAAACAG gaagCGGCAAAACGCTTGCATTTGCAATTCCAATGATTCACTCTGTGCTGCAGTGGCAAAAATCAAATAGCTCAACAACCAGAAGTGACAGTGTTTCTAAAGAGTCCCATCAGCATCGTGATGAAACAAGATGGGAAAATGAGGATGAAGCAGAAAAACTAACCCATCAGCACGCTGAAGATAGTGGGGATGAAGATGCATCTTTCACAACAGGCTGTGTGAAGGTGCTGGAAAATTTTGAATTTGATTCCAGTGACGAGACACATACTGTTGGCTCCCATAAAAAGAGACCTCTTTTAGGACTGGTCCTTACTCCCACAAGAGAATTAGCTGTACAAGTAAAACACCATATTGATGCAGTTGCAAAGTTTACAG GCATTAAGACTGCAATTCTGGTTGGAGGCATGGCTGCACAGAAGCAAGAACGTGTACTGAATCGAAAGCCAGAAATTGTAATTGCAACCCCAGGCCGTCTGTGGGAGTTAGTTAAAGAGAGACACCCGCATCTTTCAAATCTTCGGCAGCTCAG GTGCCTTGTGATTGATGAAGCAGACCGAATGGTTGAGAAAGGTCACTTCTTAGAGCTGTCTCAGTTGCTGGAAATCTTAAATGATTCACAATATAACCCCCAACGACAGACTTTTGTTTTTTCTGCCACTTTGACTTTAGTCCATCAGACTCCCACAagagttttacagaaaaagaatgcTAAAAAGATGGACAAGAAGACCAAACTAGAATTGTTAATGGAAAAAGTAGGAATAAAGGGCAAACCCAAAGTGATAGACTTAACAAGGAAAGAGGCTACTGTTGAGACTCTGACAGAAACCAGAATCCACTGTAATACAGACGAGAAGGACTATTATCTCTATTACTTTCTTCTCCAGTATCCAGGAAGAACCATGGTCTTTGCAAACAGCATAGACTGTGTAAAACGCCTCAGTTCTCTCCTCACGATCTTAAATTGCGATCCTCTTCCTTTGCATGCCAACATGCaccaaaagcaaaggctgaaaaaCCTGGAAAGGTTTGCTGAGCGGGAGAG CTGTGTCCTCCTGACAACAGATGTTGCAGCTCGCGGTCTTGATATTCCCAACGTGCAGCATGTCATCCACTACcag GTTCCTCGTACTTCTGAGTTGTACGTCCACAGAAGCGGCAGAACAGCCCGAGCTGCCAACGAAGGCCTTAGCCTACTGCTGATTGGCCCTGATGACTTGATCAACTTTAGGAAAATTTATAGAACATTGGAGAAGAGTGAAGAGCTGCCATTTTTCCCAGTTGAAACCAAGTGCATGACTTCTATCAAG GAGCGGATGAATTTGGCACGACAGATTGAGAAGGCAGAGTTTTTCAACAGTCGGGCAAAGCAACACAACTCCTGGCTCCAGCAAGCTGCAGAGGCTCTTGAGATTGATCTTGATGATGACATGTTTATGGGCAA AAAAGCTAGTGAGCAAGAAGAAAGCCAGAAGCAAAAGATGCTGAAAGGGATgaaaaaacaactaaaacatatGTTGTCTCAGCCACTGTTTAAAGTCCTAATGAAAACCAAGTACCCAACACAGTCTGGAAAACTACTCCTGCCTCAGACATCAGTGGGTATTTCAGAATCTGCTCTGGGTACTGTGTCCAAACAACAAGCcaagaagaagaaatcaataaaattaaaGTAG